The Nitrososphaerales archaeon genome has a segment encoding these proteins:
- a CDS encoding NUDIX domain-containing protein, translating into MNVKHVVTSFLRFDGKVLILKRSDRVSSYKGKWAGISGYLEKGEDPQARAVKEIEEELGLTKDRINLIKQGDPLIVVDKDHGVVWVVYPFLFDTNSDTIRLNWEHVESRWIEPHEILKYSTVPMLKEALERVAPTSLHPQTITIDAIIKDEIDKVRNDREHGSVWLAIEALKILKLASERIETSSLNEFIRYLMTLGRELILSRPSMAPLTNLIGSVLYRLLSYSKSKGFEHSISNMKAFISSEIDKVIDETRSAVLKVAKYASDLIPDDATIITHSFSSTVLQTLKYALQEGKRMSVYITESRPLFEGRKLAEGLLLEGKGENVVVTLITDSAAGYFVGDSDLVLVGADSILTDGSLVNKVGTYSLALAAKDKGVPFYTVCEKCKFDVRSYLGLRFTLEEKDPSEILYPNAPPSIKARNIYFDITPSRYITEIIMEEGRIKPGEVIQHMERIVENIYLP; encoded by the coding sequence TTGAATGTAAAGCACGTAGTTACTTCTTTTCTTCGATTTGATGGGAAGGTATTGATTCTAAAGAGGAGTGATCGAGTAAGTAGTTATAAAGGTAAGTGGGCTGGGATAAGTGGTTATTTAGAGAAAGGTGAGGATCCTCAGGCTAGAGCTGTAAAGGAGATAGAAGAAGAATTGGGCCTAACCAAAGATCGTATAAATCTGATCAAGCAAGGCGACCCCTTGATCGTAGTCGATAAAGATCACGGCGTAGTGTGGGTAGTCTACCCATTCCTATTCGATACGAATTCCGATACTATTCGGTTAAATTGGGAGCATGTAGAGTCACGGTGGATCGAACCTCACGAAATACTCAAATACAGTACGGTTCCGATGTTGAAAGAAGCCTTGGAAAGGGTAGCCCCTACCTCTCTCCATCCTCAAACTATCACGATCGATGCGATCATAAAGGATGAAATTGATAAAGTTAGAAATGATCGTGAGCATGGGTCGGTATGGCTCGCGATCGAAGCTTTGAAGATACTAAAGTTAGCCTCTGAACGGATCGAAACTTCTTCTCTAAACGAATTTATTAGATACTTGATGACTCTCGGTAGAGAGTTGATACTCTCTAGACCGAGTATGGCTCCTTTAACGAATCTTATCGGCTCTGTACTCTATCGATTACTATCTTACTCAAAGTCGAAAGGTTTTGAGCACTCTATCTCTAATATGAAGGCCTTCATATCTAGCGAGATCGATAAAGTTATAGATGAAACTCGAAGTGCGGTCTTAAAGGTTGCTAAGTATGCATCGGATTTAATTCCAGACGATGCTACTATAATCACACACAGCTTCAGCTCCACCGTCTTACAAACTCTGAAATATGCGCTTCAGGAGGGTAAGAGAATGAGCGTGTACATTACGGAGTCAAGGCCTCTATTCGAAGGTAGGAAGTTAGCAGAAGGGTTGTTGCTCGAAGGTAAAGGTGAAAATGTTGTTGTAACCTTGATTACAGATTCCGCTGCTGGCTACTTTGTAGGTGATTCAGATCTGGTCTTGGTAGGTGCCGATAGTATCCTAACTGATGGTTCTTTGGTGAATAAAGTAGGTACATATAGTTTAGCTCTAGCTGCGAAAGATAAAGGTGTACCATTCTATACGGTCTGTGAAAAGTGTAAGTTTGATGTAAGAAGTTATTTAGGCTTAAGATTCACCCTAGAAGAAAAAGATCCTTCAGAAATTTTATACCCCAACGCCCCTCCCAGTATAAAAGCTCGAAATATCTATTTCGATATAACACCATCACGGTACATCACAGAGATAATCATGGAAGAAGGTAGGATCAAACCAGGCGAGGTGATTCAACATATGGAGAGGATCGTTGAAAATATCTATCTACCATAA